The following are encoded together in the Pectobacterium wasabiae CFBP 3304 genome:
- the pitA gene encoding inorganic phosphate transporter PitA, giving the protein MLHLFAGLDYYTGLMLILALLFVLMYEAINGFHDTANAVATVIYTRAMRAEFAVVMAGVFNFFGVLLGGLSVAYAIVHLLPTDLLLNVSSAHGLAMVFSMLLAAIIWNLGTWYFGIPASSSHTLIGSIIGIGLTNALLTNSSVVDALNVPKMISIFLSLLLSPIVGMVLAGLLLLVLRRFWNNSKKRKRVHLTPVDREKQDGKRKPPFWTRTALILSAIGVSFSHGANDGQKGIGLIMLVLIGVAPAGFIVNMNASGYDISRTRDAVVNLQEYYKQHGDALTHVIDLSPPVIPASENTIPGNGQKEFHCDSSRVMIAIERTQGLLNNLKSYDQLNPDDRSRVRRLLMCISDTMDRVVKLPETSGEDKRYLSNLRKDMLQTVEYAPLWIIVAVALALSLGTMVGWKRVAVTIGEKIGKKGMTYAQGVSAQVTAALSIGVASYTGMPVSTTHVLSSAVAGTMIADGGGVQGKTIRSILLAWVLTLPVSMLMSGALYWLALKLI; this is encoded by the coding sequence ATGCTACATTTATTTGCCGGACTGGATTACTACACCGGCCTGATGTTGATATTGGCTTTGTTGTTTGTACTGATGTACGAAGCCATTAACGGTTTTCACGATACTGCGAATGCCGTTGCTACTGTTATTTATACCCGAGCCATGCGTGCAGAGTTTGCCGTTGTTATGGCCGGCGTCTTTAATTTCTTCGGTGTACTGCTGGGCGGCCTGAGCGTGGCCTATGCGATTGTTCACCTTCTCCCCACAGATTTATTGCTGAACGTGAGTTCGGCGCATGGTCTGGCGATGGTCTTTTCGATGCTGCTGGCCGCTATTATCTGGAATCTGGGTACCTGGTATTTTGGTATCCCTGCCTCCAGCTCCCACACGCTGATTGGCTCCATTATCGGTATTGGTTTGACCAACGCGCTGCTGACGAATAGCTCCGTCGTGGATGCGTTGAATGTGCCGAAAATGATCAGCATTTTCTTGTCACTACTGCTATCGCCGATTGTGGGGATGGTGCTTGCAGGCCTGCTGCTGCTGGTATTGCGTCGGTTCTGGAACAACAGTAAAAAACGTAAACGCGTGCATCTGACGCCCGTCGATCGCGAAAAGCAGGACGGCAAACGTAAGCCGCCGTTCTGGACGCGTACCGCGCTGATTCTATCGGCGATTGGGGTGAGTTTCTCTCACGGTGCAAACGACGGTCAGAAAGGTATCGGCTTGATTATGTTGGTGCTGATTGGTGTCGCGCCGGCTGGTTTTATTGTCAACATGAACGCGTCTGGCTATGACATCAGCCGGACCCGTGATGCCGTTGTCAATTTGCAGGAATATTACAAGCAGCACGGCGACGCGTTGACACACGTCATCGACCTGTCTCCGCCTGTGATCCCTGCGTCAGAAAACACCATTCCCGGTAACGGTCAGAAAGAGTTCCACTGTGACAGTTCACGCGTGATGATTGCGATTGAGCGCACACAGGGCTTGCTGAATAACCTGAAAAGCTATGACCAGTTGAACCCTGACGATCGTAGCAGAGTGCGCCGCCTGCTGATGTGCATCTCGGACACGATGGATCGGGTGGTCAAGCTGCCAGAAACGTCGGGCGAAGATAAGCGTTACCTGAGCAACCTGCGTAAAGACATGCTGCAGACGGTTGAATATGCGCCTCTTTGGATCATTGTTGCCGTCGCGCTGGCGCTGTCTTTGGGCACCATGGTGGGCTGGAAACGCGTTGCTGTCACCATCGGCGAGAAGATTGGCAAGAAAGGCATGACCTACGCACAGGGCGTTTCGGCGCAGGTGACGGCGGCCTTGTCGATTGGCGTTGCCAGCTACACCGGTATGCCGGTTTCCACTACGCACGTATTATCCTCGGCGGTTGCCGGGACGATGATTGCGGACGGTGGGGGCGTACAGGGCAAAACGATAAGAAGCATTCTGCTGGCCTGGGTATTGACGCTGCCTGTCTCAATGCTGATGTCTGGGGCGCTGTACTGGCTGGCTCTGAAGCTGATTTGA
- the uspB gene encoding universal stress protein UspB, whose amino-acid sequence MISTFALFWALCIVCIINMARYYSSLRVLLLILRDCDPLLYQYVDGGGFFTSHGQPSKQIRLVGYIYAQRYLDHHDPEFIRRCERVRGQFLLTTALCGLIVISLIAMMVWY is encoded by the coding sequence ATGATTAGTACATTTGCGCTTTTCTGGGCTTTATGTATCGTCTGCATCATCAATATGGCGAGGTATTACTCTTCATTACGCGTGTTACTGCTGATTTTGCGTGACTGTGATCCACTGCTTTACCAATACGTTGACGGAGGAGGTTTTTTCACATCGCACGGGCAGCCAAGCAAGCAAATCCGGCTGGTAGGATACATCTACGCACAACGCTATCTTGATCATCACGATCCTGAATTTATTCGCCGCTGTGAGCGGGTACGAGGGCAATTTCTGCTCACGACCGCCTTGTGTGGCCTCATCGTCATCAGCCTGATTGCCATGATGGTGTGGTATTAA
- the uspA gene encoding universal stress protein UspA, with amino-acid sequence MAYKHILIAVDLSPESKVLVEKAVSMARPYNAKVSLIHVDVNYSDLYTGLIDVNLGDMQQRISEETQNALTELSQNAGYPISETLSGSGDLGQVLVDAIKKYDADLVLCGHHQDFWSKLMSSARQLINTVHVDMLIVPLRDEEDE; translated from the coding sequence ATGGCTTACAAACACATCCTTATTGCTGTTGACCTTTCTCCAGAAAGCAAAGTGTTAGTGGAAAAAGCGGTATCAATGGCAAGACCGTACAATGCGAAAGTCTCGTTAATCCACGTCGATGTGAATTACTCCGATCTCTACACGGGGCTTATTGACGTCAATCTGGGTGACATGCAACAGCGTATCTCCGAAGAAACCCAGAATGCGTTGACTGAACTATCCCAAAATGCGGGCTATCCTATCAGCGAAACGCTGAGCGGCAGCGGCGATTTAGGGCAGGTTCTGGTGGATGCGATCAAAAAATACGACGCCGATCTCGTGCTGTGCGGGCACCATCAGGACTTCTGGAGCAAACTGATGTCTTCTGCACGTCAACTGATTAATACCGTCCATGTCGACATGCTCATCGTGCCGTTGCGTGATGAGGAAGACGAATAA
- the gdhA gene encoding NADP-specific glutamate dehydrogenase, with protein MAQIVSLASFLDSVQQRDPHQPEFLQAVNEVLSTLWPFLEQNPHYADYSLLERLVEPERVIQFRVAWTDDKGQVQVNRAWRVQFSSAIGPYKGGMRFHPSVNLSILKFLGFEQTFKNALTTLPMGGGKGGSDFNPKGKSQGEVMRFCQALMTELYRHLGADTDVPAGDIGVGGREVGFMTGMMKKLTNNTACVFTGKGLSFGGSLIRPEATGYGLVYFTEAMLKRHGLGFEGMRVAVSGSGNVAQYAIEKAMELGARVVTASDSNGTVVDEEGFTPEKLALLEEIKNKRYGRVEDYAREAKLTYLAGKTPWDVPVDIALPCATQNELDLPAAQTLIASGVKAVAEGANMPTTIPATDAFLDAGVLFAPGKAANAGGVATSGLEMAQNAARLGWKAEKVDARLHHIMLDIHNACVQYGGEDSQTNYVRGANVAGFVKVADAMLAQGVV; from the coding sequence ATGGCACAAATCGTATCTCTGGCAAGTTTTCTTGACTCTGTTCAACAACGCGATCCGCATCAGCCTGAATTTCTACAGGCCGTTAATGAAGTGCTTTCCACGCTGTGGCCTTTTCTGGAGCAGAACCCTCACTATGCGGATTACAGCCTGCTGGAACGATTGGTTGAACCGGAACGTGTAATTCAGTTTCGCGTGGCGTGGACGGATGACAAAGGTCAGGTACAGGTAAACCGTGCTTGGCGCGTCCAGTTCAGCTCTGCGATCGGCCCGTACAAAGGTGGGATGCGCTTCCACCCATCCGTTAACCTGTCGATTCTAAAATTCCTTGGATTCGAGCAAACGTTCAAAAATGCGCTGACGACGCTGCCAATGGGCGGCGGTAAAGGTGGTTCGGACTTTAACCCGAAAGGGAAAAGTCAGGGGGAAGTCATGCGTTTCTGTCAGGCGCTGATGACGGAACTGTACCGTCATTTGGGCGCGGATACGGACGTTCCGGCGGGTGACATCGGTGTGGGTGGCCGCGAAGTTGGCTTCATGACCGGCATGATGAAGAAGTTGACCAACAACACTGCGTGCGTCTTCACTGGCAAAGGGCTGTCTTTCGGCGGTAGTCTGATTCGCCCTGAAGCGACGGGCTACGGCCTGGTTTACTTCACCGAAGCGATGCTGAAACGCCACGGTCTGGGTTTCGAAGGTATGCGCGTTGCGGTGTCCGGCTCCGGTAATGTGGCGCAGTACGCGATTGAAAAAGCGATGGAGTTGGGGGCTCGCGTGGTCACGGCATCCGATTCCAACGGCACGGTGGTGGATGAAGAAGGCTTTACTCCAGAGAAACTGGCGCTGCTGGAAGAGATCAAAAATAAACGCTATGGCCGCGTGGAAGATTACGCGCGTGAAGCGAAGCTGACCTATTTGGCAGGCAAGACGCCGTGGGACGTGCCGGTAGATATCGCGCTGCCGTGTGCGACGCAGAATGAGCTGGATCTGCCTGCGGCGCAGACGCTGATTGCTAGCGGTGTGAAAGCCGTGGCAGAAGGTGCCAATATGCCAACCACCATCCCAGCGACCGATGCGTTCCTCGATGCTGGCGTACTGTTTGCACCGGGTAAAGCGGCTAACGCAGGCGGCGTAGCGACATCCGGGCTGGAAATGGCGCAGAATGCGGCACGTTTGGGCTGGAAAGCAGAGAAAGTGGACGCGCGTTTGCATCACATCATGCTGGATATTCACAATGCGTGTGTGCAGTACGGTGGTGAAGATAGCCAGACGAACTATGTGCGCGGTGCCAACGTGGCGGGCTTTGTCAAAGTGGCCGACGCGATGCTGGCGCAGGGCGTTGTGTAA
- a CDS encoding type II toxin-antitoxin system CcdA family antitoxin, which produces MAKTQRATQSVTMTVERSLLSRAREAGINLSATLTAALDAELRQYEAKKWQEENSEALEALNRFHDEHGCFSDEYRTF; this is translated from the coding sequence ATGGCTAAAACACAACGAGCAACGCAAAGCGTTACCATGACCGTAGAACGATCCTTACTCAGCCGTGCGCGTGAGGCTGGAATTAATCTCAGTGCCACCCTGACCGCAGCCCTTGATGCTGAACTACGCCAGTACGAAGCGAAAAAGTGGCAGGAGGAAAATAGCGAAGCGCTGGAAGCGCTTAACCGGTTTCACGATGAACACGGTTGTTTCAGCGATGAGTACAGGACATTTTAA
- a CDS encoding CcdB family protein, whose product MQFTVYSNTGKSAVYPLLLDVTSDIIGQLNRRIVIPLLPVEKYPGSTRPERLVPLVRLTDDKEYAVMTHEMASIPVCSLGAVFCDASLYRTQIKAAIDFLLDGI is encoded by the coding sequence ATGCAGTTCACTGTATACAGCAACACCGGGAAGAGCGCCGTCTATCCCCTGCTGCTTGATGTAACCAGCGATATTATCGGCCAACTGAACCGCAGGATTGTGATCCCCCTGCTGCCTGTTGAAAAGTACCCAGGCAGCACGCGTCCCGAGCGGTTGGTTCCGCTTGTCAGACTGACCGACGATAAAGAATATGCAGTTATGACGCATGAGATGGCGAGCATTCCCGTTTGTTCTCTGGGGGCGGTGTTCTGCGATGCGTCCCTTTATCGTACTCAGATCAAAGCCGCGATTGATTTTCTTCTCGACGGTATTTAA
- a CDS encoding bifunctional metallophosphatase/5'-nucleotidase encodes MKKTLLSLLLCLSTSAMAAQDPINITILGTSDLHGTFVPWDYATDTANMAGSLSQIATQVHKVRAQQPNVILVDAGDTIQGNFVETFKNDKVSPMMLGFNAMNYDVWVMGNHEFDFGLNVLSTSLNQFKGTALAGNIFWESGKPYLPAYKIVERQGVKIGIIGMDTPMTAEFAKGTDRVKGLNFIDPVGAVKTVIQQIHGKVDAIVLVAHMGIDNENQRPGTGVGDIARANPELAAIVAGHMHVKVDKEVINGVIVTEPDRYGRALSRIDLQFEQQNGKYVLINKDSYTYSIKGVDSDRKMEDIYEPYHNTLRANANRPIAQLLGHDLVPQDAVKGIPQVHVQDTGISALFQEASHHYAPKAQVIALQIDNDRPKLNVGTISAKDIAFNYQYAGGEITVYQLTGKELKKYMEWSADYFNQLQDGDVTYSFNPQRRASKYSTNDFFDGVTYTIDLTKSAGQRITDLKMNNGTPVTDDMPIRLGMNSYRMGHLTQKGGVLEGMQFPVLSDTKVEYGEEAGTIRNLTIRYLTEVKKGQYEGTVPQRWKLTGLQGYERERKIIESLLNSGKISVPTSDDGRYSNVQSINVKSLLLPDAAQREKRVAELTQQRDSTTNALTKQRLNDQLTIIAAIN; translated from the coding sequence ATGAAAAAAACGCTTTTGTCACTTCTGCTTTGTTTGAGTACTTCTGCTATGGCCGCTCAAGATCCGATAAATATTACGATTCTGGGGACATCCGATCTGCACGGCACTTTTGTTCCCTGGGATTACGCTACCGATACCGCCAACATGGCTGGCAGCCTGAGCCAGATCGCGACGCAGGTGCATAAAGTTCGCGCACAGCAGCCGAATGTCATTCTGGTTGATGCGGGCGACACCATTCAGGGCAACTTTGTCGAAACCTTCAAGAATGACAAAGTAAGCCCAATGATGCTTGGTTTCAACGCCATGAACTATGACGTCTGGGTGATGGGTAACCACGAGTTTGATTTCGGACTGAACGTGCTTTCCACCTCGCTTAATCAGTTCAAAGGCACCGCGCTGGCGGGCAACATTTTTTGGGAGAGCGGTAAACCTTACCTACCTGCCTATAAAATTGTCGAACGCCAAGGCGTGAAGATTGGCATCATCGGCATGGATACGCCGATGACCGCTGAATTCGCCAAAGGTACTGACCGCGTGAAAGGGCTGAACTTTATCGATCCCGTCGGGGCGGTAAAAACCGTTATCCAACAAATCCACGGCAAAGTGGATGCCATCGTGTTAGTCGCCCATATGGGGATCGATAACGAAAACCAACGACCGGGTACTGGCGTGGGTGATATTGCTCGCGCTAATCCAGAATTAGCCGCCATCGTCGCGGGTCATATGCACGTAAAAGTGGATAAAGAGGTGATTAATGGCGTGATCGTCACCGAACCGGACAGGTATGGCCGCGCGCTGTCGCGCATTGATTTACAGTTTGAGCAGCAGAACGGCAAATACGTGCTGATTAATAAAGACAGCTATACCTATTCGATTAAAGGCGTAGATTCCGACCGGAAGATGGAAGATATTTACGAGCCTTATCACAATACCCTGCGCGCCAACGCCAACCGTCCGATTGCACAGCTTCTTGGGCACGATCTGGTACCGCAAGATGCCGTGAAAGGGATTCCTCAAGTACACGTGCAGGACACGGGCATCAGCGCCCTATTCCAGGAAGCCAGCCATCATTACGCCCCCAAAGCGCAGGTTATCGCGCTGCAAATTGATAACGATCGACCTAAGCTGAACGTCGGCACCATTTCCGCAAAAGACATTGCCTTTAACTACCAATACGCTGGCGGTGAAATCACGGTTTATCAGCTAACCGGAAAAGAACTGAAGAAATACATGGAGTGGTCAGCGGATTACTTCAACCAACTGCAAGACGGCGATGTGACTTACAGTTTCAATCCTCAGCGTCGCGCGTCCAAGTATTCTACTAATGATTTCTTCGACGGCGTGACGTACACCATCGATCTCACGAAATCCGCCGGGCAACGCATAACCGACCTGAAAATGAATAACGGAACGCCAGTTACCGACGACATGCCGATCCGTCTGGGCATGAACAGCTACCGTATGGGTCACCTGACGCAGAAAGGCGGCGTGCTGGAAGGCATGCAGTTCCCAGTGCTGTCGGATACCAAAGTAGAATATGGCGAAGAGGCAGGCACGATTCGTAACCTGACCATCCGCTATTTAACTGAGGTGAAAAAAGGCCAATACGAGGGCACCGTACCACAGCGCTGGAAACTGACTGGATTGCAGGGCTATGAGCGTGAACGCAAAATTATCGAATCACTGCTCAACAGCGGGAAAATCAGCGTACCAACCTCAGACGATGGTCGCTACAGCAACGTGCAATCCATCAACGTGAAGTCGTTGCTGCTGCCGGATGCCGCGCAAAGGGAAAAGCGCGTGGCGGAACTGACGCAACAGCGCGACAGCACCACCAATGCGTTGACCAAGCAGCGGCTGAACGATCAACTGACGATTATCGCGGCGATTAACTGA
- the rsmJ gene encoding 16S rRNA (guanine(1516)-N(2))-methyltransferase RsmJ — MSICLIAEEGADSGALSSLAKRWGLVSDPDAVMALVLTAERLELRKQDEPKLGAIFVDFVAGTMAHRRRFGGGRGEAVAKAVGIKKDYLPDVVDATAGLGRDAFVLAALGCRVRMVERNPVVAALLDDGLQRGYQDAEIGPWLRERLTLLHASSMTALRDITPPPDVVYLDPMFPHKQKSALVKKEMRVFQSLVGADDDADALLEPARALAKKRVVVKRPDYAPPLAGVPAQSMLETKSHRFDFYLPA; from the coding sequence ATGAGCATCTGCTTAATCGCAGAAGAAGGCGCCGATAGTGGCGCCTTATCTTCTTTAGCCAAGCGCTGGGGGTTGGTTTCCGATCCTGATGCGGTAATGGCGCTAGTGCTAACGGCGGAACGTCTGGAACTGCGCAAGCAGGATGAGCCGAAACTCGGCGCTATCTTCGTCGATTTCGTTGCCGGGACGATGGCGCACCGTCGTCGCTTTGGCGGCGGACGCGGTGAAGCCGTTGCTAAAGCCGTAGGTATCAAAAAAGATTATCTGCCAGATGTCGTAGATGCGACCGCCGGGCTGGGGCGTGATGCCTTTGTGCTGGCAGCATTAGGCTGTCGGGTACGCATGGTGGAACGCAATCCGGTCGTTGCCGCACTGCTGGATGACGGGTTGCAACGTGGCTATCAGGATGCAGAAATCGGCCCGTGGCTGCGGGAACGACTCACGCTGCTACACGCGTCGAGCATGACGGCGCTGCGTGACATCACGCCGCCGCCGGATGTGGTTTATCTCGATCCGATGTTTCCACACAAACAAAAGAGTGCGCTGGTAAAGAAAGAGATGCGAGTGTTTCAGTCGCTGGTAGGTGCGGATGATGATGCCGATGCGCTGCTGGAACCCGCACGTGCGCTGGCAAAGAAACGCGTCGTGGTGAAGCGACCTGACTATGCACCACCGCTGGCGGGCGTACCAGCACAGTCCATGTTGGAAACCAAAAGCCACCGCTTCGACTTCTATCTTCCCGCTTGA